A genomic stretch from Salarias fasciatus chromosome 10, fSalaFa1.1, whole genome shotgun sequence includes:
- the LOC115395291 gene encoding uncharacterized protein C11orf87 homolog — MTARTAEASGLSVPVHRCHGARTNGTATCAEQLSIFPPFSSTLALLVLVVVLVGIILVSLATFHFHKRKLRNRKIQRAQEEYERDSRSPARAGGGEPARPCVIVRPVRRAEEEAAAAAEEEEEEEKVSEAEENPAPPHETVPLDC; from the coding sequence ATGACCGCCAGAACCGCCGAGGCCTCGGGACTGTCGGTGCCGGTGCAccgctgtcacggcgcccgcaCGAACGGCACCGCCACCTGCGCGGAGCAGCTCAGCATCTTCCCGcccttctcctccaccctcgCGCTCCTCGTGCTGGTGGTCGTACTCGTGGGGATCATCCTCGTTTCCCTGGCAACGTTCCACTTCCACAAGAGGAAGCTCCGGAATCGGAAGATCCAGCGCGCGCAGGAGGAATACGAGCGCGACAGTCGCAGCCCGGCGCGCGCCGGCGGCGGGGAGCCCGCGCGGCCGTGCGTCATCGTGCGGCCGGTGAGACgcgcggaggaggaggcggcggcggcggcggaggaggaggaggaggaggagaaggtctcgGAGGCGGAGGAGAACCCGGCCCCGCCGCACGAGACGGTTCCTCTTGACTGTTAA